The genomic segment GTCATGAACAGCCGCATGCACGGTTCCGAAGAAGTGCTGTCGGACATGGCCTGCGCGCAGATCGCCAGGATCGAAGAGCCGCGCCTTTTGATCGGCGGGCTGGGCATGGGATTCACGCTGAGGGCCGCGCTGAACAGGCTTCCGCCGAAGGCGAGAGTCACGGTCGCGGAGCTCGTGCCCGCGGTGGTGAAGTGGAACCGCGGCGTGCTGTCGGAGCTGGCCGGGCATGCGCTCAAAGACAAACGCGTCTCGGTGGTGGTGGAAGACGTGTCGAAACTCATCCGCGACGGCAAGAACGGGTATCATGCCATCATTCTCGACATCGACAACGGGCCCGGAAGCGTGTGGCGGGACGAGAACAACGCGCTCTACAGCGAACGCGGGCTCGAGGCCGCGTTCCTGGCGCTTCAGCCCCGCGGCGTGCTGGCGGTTTGGTCGGCGGGACCGGACCGCGGCTTCACGCGCGCGCTCAACCGCGCGGGCTTTGACGTGAAAGAAGTGCCGGTGCGCGCGCGCATCGACGGCAAGGGCGGCGGCCACCATCATCTGTGGCTCGCGCGGCGTTTCACCGCGGCGCCGCCTCTCATCAATCCGAAACGGAGATAAGGGCATGGAAAATACGGAAAAGCGCATCATCGAGCTCGAGAAAAAGATGGCCTTCCAGGAGCACACGATCGAGCAGCTCAACGAAGTCGTCATCCTCCAGCAGAAAAAGCTGGAAGCTCTCGAGCGCGAAACCAAACAGCTCAAGCAGCAGGCCGCGAGCGGCGCGTTCATCAAAAAGCCGGAAGAAGAAACGCCGCCGCCGCATTATTAG from the Verrucomicrobiia bacterium genome contains:
- a CDS encoding SlyX family protein: MENTEKRIIELEKKMAFQEHTIEQLNEVVILQQKKLEALERETKQLKQQAASGAFIKKPEEETPPPHY
- a CDS encoding spermidine synthase, with the translated sequence MIPWVLIDTAPMPGGKDLKLYRHDADFAIRSGNVEVMNSRMHGSEEVLSDMACAQIARIEEPRLLIGGLGMGFTLRAALNRLPPKARVTVAELVPAVVKWNRGVLSELAGHALKDKRVSVVVEDVSKLIRDGKNGYHAIILDIDNGPGSVWRDENNALYSERGLEAAFLALQPRGVLAVWSAGPDRGFTRALNRAGFDVKEVPVRARIDGKGGGHHHLWLARRFTAAPPLINPKRR